From the genome of Plectropomus leopardus isolate mb chromosome 13, YSFRI_Pleo_2.0, whole genome shotgun sequence, one region includes:
- the fgl1b gene encoding fibrinogen like 1B, which yields MKTFIAVEDLFLKVMPGLLLLALAFPTMASSTPLSAMDSCGPEVAALKRSIKKLENRLLIATWQVEHLQKHKYFRPFQSAVSNTEPEIDTAPAVNHNSSGTLDSSDTTLMKPLPPAGSLIVHDKDCSELFDRLRPPSGFYRIRPKLHLDPFLAYCDMDDGGGWTVFQRRRHGKVDFNRDWVDYRDGFGDFKLWNDEFWLGNEQMYSLLSEGRNLVKIDLMDWDGKRSYAFYENFRITDEADKYRLQYGLYSGQAGDALSGGRGMVERWSACLGGMQFSTRDQDNDRYLQGSCAQENKAGWWFNRCHAANLNGKFYRKGQYKGPNDNGVVWGTWRGLWYSLRHTTMKVRPLVFLDAMGSGAGEM from the exons ATGAAG ACCTTTATTGCAGTAGAGGACTTGTTCCTAAAAGTAATGCCAGGGCTGCTGTTGTTGGCTCTGGCGTTCCCGACCATGGCTTCTTCTACACCGTTGTCA GCAATGGACTCATGTGGGCCAGAAGTTGCAGCTCTCAAGCGCAGCATAAAGAAACTGGAGAACAGACTGTTAATTGCAACTTGGCAAGTTGAGcacttgcaaaaacacaaatacttcCGGCCATTTCAGTCTGCTGTGTCTAATACTGAACCTGAAATCGACACAGCCCCCGCTGTAAACCACAACAGCAGTGGGACTTTAGACAGCTCTGATACGACACTGATGAAACCACTTCCGCCAGCAGGAAGCTTAATTGTCCATGATAAAG ACTGCTCTGAGTTGTTTGACAGACTGAGACCACCAAGTGGCTTTTACCGCATCAGACCCAAACTACACCTGGATCCTTTTTTGGCCTACTGTGACATGGACGATGGAGGAGGATGGACAGTGTTTCAGAGACGTCGACATGGAAAAGTTGACTTCAACAG AGACTGGGTGGACTACAGAGATGGCTTTGGTGACTTCAAACTGTGGAATGATGAGTTTTGGTTGGGGAATGAACAAATGTACTCGCTACTGTCAGAAG GTAGGAACCTGGTGAAAATCGATCTAATGGACTGGGATGGGAAGAGGAGTTATGCATTTTATGAGAACTTTAGGATCACAGATGAAGCA GACAAGTATCGTCTCCAGTATGGGCTGTATAGTGGGCAAGCTGGAGATGCTCTGAGTGGTGGTCGGGGGATGGTGGAGCGGTGGTCTGCTTGTCTCGGCGGCATGCAGTTCAGCACCAGAGATCAG GATAACGACCGCTATCTTCAGGGTAGCTGTGCTCAGGAGAATAAGGCAGGTTGGTGGTTCAACAG ATGTCATGCAGCCAACCTAAATGGAAAGTTCTACCGCAAAGGGCAGTACAAGGGACCAAATGACAATGGTGTGGTGTGGGGGACCTGGAGAGGCCTTTGGTATTCCCTGAGACACACCACCATGAAAGTGCGGCCTCTTGTTTTCTTGGATGCCATGGGCAGTGGAGCAGGAGAAATGTAA
- the LOC121952555 gene encoding thrombospondin type-1 domain-containing protein 1, giving the protein MPQAVSLLPFLLALMGYAFAGLNIWPSFHVALSNASVFVDFSTKSNSTSIRNMSLALVNTETNTTLLTRILPNNQPAGRVEFNCSCFLYAGTFRFLLRQTSISVVSHENGTHDSSAESTAWWWSSELQVQWPTFHIAVDRAANHSGSFQVGISTNEHFQACSSGIDSALFLEVSYMEYNQIGRNSIDKVQARTRHPIKPLRSQSVELSCAFPFTERDFIRVALRSPHAAQDVKSSGPLYLSRIFSYKLLVENPNAYRSGCEGTMTVKLITPPCAHINGKVLLYKDAGGGRGVAVSSSMEAVGTALVGFGPEEPSSPLLAFNWLTQGENETEFNCSVFYPGRNKYCFRFVFNFSRSPSPAQTCLVVHKRAESWGPWLPWSVCSASCGEGIRERMRECLLPSGVGGMQCTGMVKEQSLCSLEDCVVLPAPSPSLPTVAGVAPLGGNMVVVAGISICLAVILATVVVTLWRKLCKTPQCSSVRRGSMHSPGGRKLSDEASICGHSLQRPSLSDGHGPLGGMGVGQKDRPPLGIQPLSQPLVIPISQDPERLSPTGQKMLPPIFGYKLAQQQLKEMKKKGLKEATQLYHVSSSPVHDTVVETSASPTTSPIPTPTGFAHPTLPLGLQDDANHNHFRIAAPFSEQSLQTSRVTSDRRSPRVELVLGPSAHASGGSSKWRDRTADWVEMVERSGLSGLRGAGDAGNSFHKNPNFRRTSSFNDTKPQPLSSAHSRVFRERSMTQVGSRTLPEGSCWTKGGRERQPYSSYPIPEHGAPEWTKSRPQRNDQRKPCVETAAPSHNHELKHTGTNTNSISADLGGTGERQRSCEIRGGEGISGIGGPVAGPASLSVDRAERAEQNWNRRGPSPIQRNILARKLKEAQSYSGVKGRQRSSTFSVPPSEQRKGRCHSLPMSGYSSSGGSPYKLSEAEQRMLDLDLSSAYLGEEE; this is encoded by the exons ATGCCACAGGCTGTCTCATTGCTGCCCTTCCTGCTGGCACTCATGGGATATG CTTTTGCAGGGCTCAATATCTGGCCCTCCTTCCACGTTGCCCTTAGCAACGCCAGTGTATTTGTGGACTTCAGCACAAAATCCAACAGCACCTCCATCCGCAACATGAGCCTCGCTCTGGTCAACACAGAAACCAACACCACCCTTCTCACCAGGATTCTCCCCAACAACCAACCGGCCGGTAGGGTGGAGTTCAACTGTTCTTGCTTCCTGTATGCAGGAACTTTCCGGTTCCTGCTGAGGCAGACCAGCATCTCTGTCGTTTCTCATGAGAATGGCACACATGACAGCAGCGCAGAGAGCACTGCCTGGTGGTGGAGTTCAGAACTGCAGGTGCAGTGGCCCACCTTTCACATCGCAGTAGACAGGGCCGCAAACCACTCAGGATCTTTTCAG gTTGGGATATCCACTAATGAACACTTTCAGGCTTGCTCCAGCGGCATTGACTCGGCTCTCTTCCTGGAAGTGAGCTACATGGAGTACAACCAGATAGGACGAAACAGCATTGACAAGGTCCAAGCACGCACACGACACCCCATCAAACCCCTCCGTTCCCAGAGTGTTGAGCTGTCCTGTGCCTTCCCCTTCACAGAGAGAGACTTCATACGAGTGGCTCTACGGTCTCCTCATGCAGCGCAGGATGTGAAGAGCTCTGGACCTCTCTACCTGTCCCGTATCTTCTCCTATAAGCTGCTGGTGGAAAACCCCAATGCTTACAGGAGTGGCTGTGAAGGGACTATGACTGTCAAACTAATAACGCCACCTTGTGCTCACATCAATGGGAAAGTATTGCTGTATAAGGATGCAGGTGGTGGGAGAGGGGTTGCCGTTTCCTCCAGCATGGAAGCAGTTGGAACAGCACTTGTGGGGTTTGGACCAGAGGAGCCATCGTCTCCGCTGTTGGCCTTTAACTGGCTGACTCAGggagagaatgagacagaatTCAACTGTTCTGTGTTTTACCCAGGGAGGAATAAGTACTGCTTTCGCTTTGTTTTCAACTTCAGTCGCTCTCCTAGTCCTGCACAAACCTGTTTGGTGGTTCACAAGCGTGCAG agtcATGGGGCCCTTGGCTGCCCTGGAGTGTGTGCAGTGCGAGCTGTGGAGAGGGCATAAGGGAGCGAATGCGTGAGTGTTTGCTGCCCTCAGGTGTGGGAGGGATGCAGTGCACTGGCATGGTGAAGGAGCAGTCACTCTGTTCACTGGAGGACTGTGTGG TGTTGCCTGCTCCTTCTCCATCCCTCCCCACTGTAGCTGGCGTTGCGCCTCTAGGTGGTAACATGGTCGTTGTAGCTGGCATCTCCATTTGCCTGGCTGTGATTCTGGCTACAGTTGTGGTGACTTTGTGGAGAAAGCTTTGCAAGACCCCTCAGTGCAGCTCCGTCCGCAGAGGCTCCATGCATTCACCTGGCGGACGCAAGCTCTCTGATGAGGCCTCCATTTGTGGCCACAGCCTCCAAAGACCCAGTCTGTCTGATGGCCATGGTCCACTGGGGGGCATGGGTGTAGGACAGAAAGACAGGCCTCCCTTGGGGATTCAGCCTCTCTCACAGCCCCTGGTGATACCTATCTCACAAGACCCAGAGAGACTGTCCCCCACGGGTCAGAAGATGTTGCCGCCAATATTTGG GTACAAACTGGCTCAGCAGCAGTTGAAAGAGATGAAGAAGAAAGGTTTAAAGGAGGCCACACAGCTGTACCATGTCTCTTCAAGCCCAGTCCATGACACAGTGGTTGAGACATCTGCTTCGCCCACAACTTCCCCCATTCCTACACCAACTGGATTCGCTCATCCCACACTCCCTTTGGGCCTCCAGGACGACGCTAACCACAATCATTTTCGTATTGCAGCTCCCTTTTCTGAGCAGTCGTTGCAGACTTCAAGGGTCACTTCGGACAGACGGAGTCCCAGGGTGGAGCTGGTCTTAGGTCCCTCTGCTCATGCTAGTGGGGGGAGCTCGAAATGGCGTGACCGCACTGCTGACTGGGTGGAAATGGTGGAGAGGAGTGGGTTATCAGGCCTCAGAGGAGCGGGAGATGCAGGAAACTCGTTTCATAAGAATCCAAATTTCCGTCGGACCTCCAGTTTTAATGACACTAAACCTCAGCCTCTATCTTCTGCACACTCCAGAGTGTTCAGAGAAAGGAGCATGACCCAG GTGGGATCTCGGACCCTTCCTGAAGGAAGTTGTTGGACTAAAGGAGGACGGGAGAGGCAGCCATACAGCTCTTACCCCATTCCAGAGCACGGGGCCCCAGAGTGGACTAAATCCAGACCCCAGAGAAATGACCAGAGGAAGCCCTGCGTAGAGACAGCTGCTCCTTCTCACAACCATGAGCTCAAACACACAGGAACCAACACAAACAGCATATCAGCAGACCTCGGTGGCACTGGGGAAAGACAAAGGAGTTGTGAGATTAGAGGTGGAGAGGGAATCTCAGGGATCGGGGGGCCAGTTGCAGGGCCCGCCAGTCTGAGTGTTGATCGGGCCGAGCGCGCTGAGCAGAACTGGAACCGACGCGGCCCATCGCCTATCCAGAGGAACATCCTAGCACGAAAATTAAAGGAGGCTCAGTCGTACTCTGGGGTCAAAGGGCGGCAGCGCAGCTCCACCTTTAGTGTACCGCCATCGGAGCAGAGGAAGGGTCGCTGCCACTCTCTGCCAATGTCTGGCTACAGCAGCAGTGGCGGCTCACCCTACAAACTGAGTGAGGCAGAGCAGAGGATGTTGGACCTAGATCTGTCCTCAGCATATTTAGGGGAGGAGGAGTAG